A single Nitrosospira multiformis ATCC 25196 DNA region contains:
- a CDS encoding L-threonylcarbamoyladenylate synthase produces MPPALHSEIDAAAALLKKGGVVAFPTETVYGLGAEVSSPSAVARIFEIKKRPLDHPLIVHFADASRLSHWAREVPQQAWRLAECFWPGPLTLILPRSRHVPEKVTGGQDTVGLRVPDHPVALALLRELGPDRALAAPSANRFGHVSPTTAAHVREEFGDELDMVLDGGPCQVGLESTIVGFEGQTAVILRPGGIQLAALAEVLDGNVMLSQEAERSVRVPGALPSHYAPSTPLELLPADPLWARALELEAKGMRVAVMGWRRREHSLPRHHPENEPVVFSAMPEEPEEYARQLYATLRRFDRGHFDRLLVEKPPETAAWVAIADRLRRASSRTHPGANAVLRGEQSSSSLTREDENETIYGQTG; encoded by the coding sequence ATGCCTCCTGCATTGCACAGCGAGATCGACGCGGCCGCTGCCCTCCTGAAAAAAGGAGGCGTTGTCGCTTTCCCGACAGAAACCGTTTATGGCCTCGGGGCTGAGGTTTCCAGCCCTTCTGCAGTCGCGCGCATATTTGAAATCAAGAAGCGTCCCCTGGATCATCCTCTCATTGTCCATTTTGCCGATGCCTCCCGGTTATCGCATTGGGCGCGGGAGGTGCCGCAGCAGGCATGGCGGCTGGCTGAGTGCTTCTGGCCGGGCCCTTTGACCCTGATACTGCCACGTAGTCGTCATGTGCCGGAAAAGGTGACCGGCGGTCAGGATACAGTGGGATTGCGCGTTCCTGATCATCCCGTAGCGCTTGCCTTGCTGAGGGAACTGGGGCCGGACAGAGCGCTTGCCGCCCCGTCGGCCAATCGTTTCGGTCATGTCAGCCCGACAACGGCAGCACATGTGCGTGAGGAGTTTGGCGACGAGCTGGACATGGTTCTGGATGGCGGGCCGTGCCAGGTGGGTCTGGAAAGCACCATTGTGGGTTTTGAAGGCCAAACTGCGGTTATATTGCGGCCAGGTGGCATCCAGTTGGCAGCGCTGGCGGAAGTGTTGGATGGAAATGTGATGCTTTCCCAAGAGGCAGAACGTTCTGTACGCGTGCCGGGCGCCCTCCCTTCGCATTATGCCCCCTCAACGCCGCTCGAGCTCCTGCCGGCGGATCCCTTATGGGCGCGCGCTTTGGAGCTGGAAGCAAAAGGTATGCGGGTAGCAGTCATGGGTTGGCGGCGGCGAGAGCATTCTCTACCCAGGCATCATCCGGAAAATGAACCGGTCGTATTTTCCGCGATGCCTGAAGAACCCGAGGAATATGCGCGTCAGTTGTATGCTACCTTGCGCCGGTTCGATCGGGGACATTTCGATCGGTTGTTGGTGGAGAAGCCGCCTGAGACGGCCGCCTGGGTGGCAATCGCGGACCGCCTGCGGCGGGCGAGCAGCAGGACACACCCCGGCGCGAATGCAGTGCTAAGGGGCGAGCAAAGCAGTTCGTCCCTGACGCGGGAGGATGAGAATGAAACAATTTATGGGCAAACTGGATAA
- a CDS encoding HAD family hydrolase, with protein MDSKVRAVLFDVDGTLADTERDGHRPAFNAAFQELGLDWEWDVDLYGRLLEITGGKERILHFMEHHVPEELNRSELGEWIARLHKIKTRHYVGMLESGGIPLRPGVARLIRHLRDRNIKIAIATTTTPENVTALLKSTLGEDSPGWFDVIGAGDIVPGKKPAPDIYHWVLDQLKLPAKQCIAVEDSENGLRASLAAGLDTVVTVNGYTRFQDFTGAKLVLSDLGEPTKPFSVLEGEAGVANGINGSGWVDMDLMLKLKG; from the coding sequence ATGGATAGCAAAGTTCGCGCAGTACTGTTTGATGTGGATGGTACGCTGGCTGACACGGAGCGTGATGGTCATCGCCCCGCTTTTAATGCCGCATTTCAGGAACTCGGCCTCGATTGGGAGTGGGATGTCGATCTTTACGGCAGGTTGCTGGAAATCACAGGGGGCAAAGAGCGCATCCTTCATTTCATGGAACATCATGTTCCCGAGGAATTGAACAGAAGCGAACTGGGCGAATGGATCGCGCGCCTGCATAAGATAAAAACCAGGCATTATGTCGGCATGCTGGAAAGTGGCGGTATTCCGCTAAGACCGGGCGTAGCTCGCCTGATCCGGCATCTGCGTGACAGAAACATAAAAATCGCGATTGCAACCACCACCACCCCGGAGAACGTGACCGCGCTTTTGAAATCCACCCTGGGGGAAGATTCTCCCGGCTGGTTCGACGTTATCGGGGCAGGAGACATCGTTCCCGGAAAAAAACCGGCACCCGACATCTATCACTGGGTCCTGGATCAACTGAAATTGCCGGCAAAACAGTGCATTGCCGTTGAAGACTCGGAAAACGGGCTCAGAGCATCGCTTGCCGCGGGGCTGGACACAGTGGTTACGGTAAATGGATATACCCGGTTTCAGGATTTCACGGGGGCGAAGCTTGTCTTGTCCGACCTGGGGGAGCCGACGAAGCCCTTCAGCGTGCTGGAAGGAGAGGCAGGAGTGGCAAACGGCATAAACGGCAGCGGCTGGGTGGATATGGACCTGATGCTGAAGCTTAAGGGGTGA
- a CDS encoding phosphate-starvation-inducible protein PsiE has product MLQARTINYSRRLLQFFEGVGLVVIALATIFAGYQETMLMIHNGRVNLADLLLMFLYLEILTMVGLYFESGKLPVRFPLYIALVALARYITVDVKEMDNIRLLGVSAAIVLIALGVLVIRYGHVRYPYVEDLEELTEAASKEREQKIRD; this is encoded by the coding sequence ATGCTGCAAGCCCGCACAATCAACTATTCACGGCGCCTGCTTCAATTTTTTGAAGGTGTGGGTCTCGTCGTGATTGCACTCGCCACCATATTTGCGGGGTATCAGGAAACCATGCTGATGATTCACAACGGCAGAGTGAACCTTGCAGACCTGCTGCTCATGTTTCTCTACCTCGAAATCCTGACGATGGTCGGGCTTTATTTTGAATCGGGCAAGCTGCCGGTAAGGTTTCCCCTCTATATCGCCCTGGTGGCATTGGCGCGTTATATAACCGTGGACGTCAAGGAGATGGACAACATCCGCCTGCTGGGCGTTTCTGCCGCTATCGTGCTGATTGCGCTCGGGGTGCTCGTCATCCGTTACGGGCACGTGCGCTATCCTTACGTGGAAGATCTGGAGGAACTGACAGAGGCGGCTTCCAAGGAAAGAGAACAAAAAATTCGCGATTGA